In Streptomyces sp. NBC_00483, a single window of DNA contains:
- a CDS encoding Xaa-Pro dipeptidyl-peptidase produces MPIPARRSHRGPHRWRILVVAVVTALLSALVGAGATASAAPAKPTESKPVYSYADAVRESVWVDTRLDGDDNGKTDRVAVDIVRPREPAAQGRKIPVIMDASPYYSCCGRGNESQKKTYDADGNVVQMPLFYDNYFVPRGYAFVGVDLLGTNRSDGCADVGGAYDIGSAKAVVDWLNGRAKGYTTRTGGERAKADWTNGRTGMIGKSYDGTVANGVAATGVEGLETIVPIGGISSWYDYYFQQGAPLYDSGPEWLSDYVESPDAKARCAAVQKRLVDEAPRTGDWTGLWQDRDYVKDADNVRASVFVVHGMQDLNVRAKHFGQWWDALAKNGVDRKIWLAQTGHVDPFDSRRGAWVDTLHRWFDHELLGYANGIDREPMADIERAPDHWSTDKVWPPRATGTAALRPAKGDKAGVGTLGLKAGSGTETFTDNPALGELDWAEKIQQPTAEKAGFLSRPLAKDLRLSGSSKVTVTATPTTSSAHLSAVLVDVGPATIRDYAGAGEGITTGSDRSCWGPSTPGDSSCYLTTATATTDVNSTVFSRGWADLGTSTNPKHGTALTPGKPYTLTIDLAASDHVVPKGHRLALVVAGTDKDLIDPPSTKPTLSLDLARTAARVPVVGGASAFAAATSGSTTATPQKSAADGVSPYRLDRPVPGGSTR; encoded by the coding sequence ATGCCGATACCTGCCAGACGCAGCCACCGCGGACCGCACCGCTGGAGAATCCTCGTGGTCGCGGTCGTCACCGCACTGCTGTCCGCACTCGTCGGGGCAGGCGCCACCGCGTCGGCCGCCCCCGCCAAGCCGACGGAGTCCAAGCCCGTCTACTCCTACGCCGACGCCGTCCGCGAGTCCGTCTGGGTCGACACCCGGCTCGACGGGGACGACAACGGGAAGACCGACCGGGTCGCCGTCGACATCGTCCGGCCCCGCGAACCCGCCGCCCAGGGCCGCAAGATCCCCGTGATCATGGACGCCAGCCCGTACTACTCCTGCTGCGGGCGCGGCAACGAGAGCCAGAAGAAGACGTACGACGCGGACGGCAACGTCGTACAGATGCCGCTCTTCTACGACAACTACTTCGTGCCCCGCGGCTACGCGTTCGTCGGCGTCGACCTGCTCGGCACCAACCGCTCCGACGGCTGCGCCGACGTCGGCGGGGCCTACGACATCGGCTCCGCGAAGGCCGTCGTCGACTGGCTGAACGGCCGCGCCAAGGGCTACACCACCCGCACCGGCGGCGAACGCGCCAAGGCGGACTGGACCAACGGCCGCACCGGCATGATCGGCAAGAGCTACGACGGCACCGTCGCCAACGGCGTCGCCGCGACCGGCGTCGAGGGCCTGGAGACCATCGTGCCGATCGGCGGGATCTCCTCCTGGTACGACTACTACTTCCAACAGGGCGCCCCGCTCTACGACTCGGGCCCCGAATGGCTGTCCGACTACGTCGAGAGCCCGGACGCGAAGGCGCGCTGCGCCGCCGTACAGAAACGGCTGGTCGACGAAGCGCCCCGGACCGGCGACTGGACCGGCCTCTGGCAGGACCGCGACTACGTCAAGGACGCCGACAACGTGCGCGCCAGCGTCTTCGTCGTGCACGGCATGCAGGACCTGAACGTGCGCGCCAAGCACTTCGGCCAGTGGTGGGACGCCCTCGCCAAGAACGGTGTCGACCGCAAGATCTGGCTCGCGCAGACCGGCCACGTCGACCCCTTCGACTCCCGCCGCGGCGCCTGGGTCGACACCCTGCACCGCTGGTTCGACCACGAACTCCTCGGCTATGCCAACGGAATCGACCGCGAGCCGATGGCCGACATCGAGCGCGCCCCCGACCACTGGAGCACCGACAAGGTGTGGCCGCCGCGCGCCACCGGAACCGCCGCGCTGCGTCCCGCCAAGGGCGACAAGGCCGGCGTCGGGACGCTGGGCCTGAAGGCCGGCTCCGGCACCGAGACCTTCACCGACAACCCGGCGCTCGGCGAACTCGACTGGGCCGAGAAGATCCAGCAACCGACCGCCGAGAAGGCCGGGTTCCTCAGCCGCCCGCTGGCCAAGGACCTGCGCCTGTCCGGCTCCTCGAAGGTGACGGTCACCGCGACCCCGACGACGTCCAGCGCCCACCTGAGCGCCGTCCTCGTCGACGTCGGGCCCGCCACGATCCGCGACTACGCGGGCGCCGGCGAGGGCATCACGACCGGCAGCGACCGCAGCTGCTGGGGGCCGAGCACCCCCGGCGACAGCTCCTGCTACCTGACCACCGCGACCGCGACCACCGACGTCAACTCGACGGTGTTCAGCAGAGGTTGGGCCGACCTCGGCACTTCCACGAACCCGAAGCACGGCACCGCGCTCACACCCGGCAAGCCCTATACCCTCACGATCGACCTCGCCGCGAGCGACCACGTCGTACCGAAGGGGCACCGGCTCGCCCTCGTCGTGGCCGGCACCGACAAGGACCTGATCGACCCTCCGTCCACCAAGCCGACCCTCTCCCTCGACCTCGCCCGCACCGCGGCCCGCGTCCCCGTCGTCGGCGGCGCCTCGGCCTTCGCGGCCGCCACGTCCGGCTCCACCACCGCCACCCCCCAAAAGTCCGCGGCCGACGGCGTGAGCCCGTACCGCCTCGACCGCCCCGTACCGGGAGGCAGCACCCGATGA
- a CDS encoding M14 family metallopeptidase: MRARPRTLALATAVVALTAPLVVAAPAGASGTNAPPRTGFEETDGARWTTQPEEKQLLATVDKASDRVSVSRIGETKQGRPLNLVRIGAHRAPNTVLLICSQHGDEPSGREACLTKIRDLAYTKDRATQRFLSRTTLLVVPTANPDGNAADTRGNSDGIDINRDHIALKTAEARAMAAVIRDRQPDVIYDLHEYGATPKYYDKDLFDLWPRNLNTDPAVHDQAESLSLDHVRPAAGDAGYSTGTYGIWTDPETGEPIKQTAGDGQERILRNVSGVKHSVGLLIESRVDPGTPAEENDPALVNQRRRDSQLAALGGLFTYTSENRGAIEAATTAARAKGFTDRGPIYLGGADNDPAEAAEVIKDPPCGYRLSGTQYAEFKDELALHGITVKKSGSGAFVPLRQSERALVALLLDARAAYHLTEGEPDTHC; the protein is encoded by the coding sequence ATGAGAGCACGTCCCCGCACCCTCGCCCTGGCCACCGCCGTCGTCGCGCTCACCGCGCCCCTCGTGGTGGCGGCCCCGGCCGGCGCGAGCGGCACCAACGCCCCGCCCCGCACCGGATTCGAGGAGACCGACGGCGCCCGCTGGACCACCCAGCCCGAGGAGAAGCAGCTCCTCGCCACCGTCGACAAGGCCTCCGACCGGGTCTCCGTCTCCCGGATCGGCGAGACGAAACAGGGCCGCCCGCTGAACCTCGTCCGCATCGGAGCCCACCGGGCGCCCAACACCGTGCTGCTGATCTGCTCCCAGCACGGCGACGAGCCGTCGGGCCGCGAGGCCTGCCTGACGAAGATCCGCGACCTCGCCTACACCAAGGACAGGGCGACCCAGCGCTTCCTGTCCCGTACGACCCTCCTCGTCGTGCCGACCGCCAACCCCGACGGCAACGCCGCCGACACCCGCGGCAATTCCGACGGCATCGACATCAACCGCGACCACATCGCCCTCAAGACGGCAGAGGCGCGGGCGATGGCCGCCGTCATCCGCGACCGGCAGCCCGACGTCATCTACGACCTGCACGAGTACGGGGCCACCCCCAAGTACTACGACAAGGACCTGTTCGACCTCTGGCCGCGCAACCTCAACACCGACCCCGCCGTGCACGATCAGGCCGAGTCGCTGTCCCTCGACCATGTGCGCCCCGCCGCGGGCGACGCCGGGTACTCCACGGGCACGTACGGCATCTGGACCGACCCGGAGACCGGCGAGCCGATCAAGCAGACCGCGGGGGACGGGCAGGAGCGGATCCTGCGCAACGTCTCCGGCGTCAAGCACTCCGTCGGGCTGCTCATCGAGAGCCGCGTAGACCCCGGAACCCCCGCGGAGGAGAACGACCCGGCGCTGGTCAACCAGCGGCGCCGCGACTCCCAACTCGCGGCGCTCGGCGGCCTGTTCACGTACACGTCGGAGAACCGGGGTGCGATCGAGGCCGCTACCACGGCCGCCCGCGCCAAGGGCTTCACCGACCGGGGGCCGATCTATCTCGGTGGTGCGGACAACGACCCCGCCGAAGCCGCGGAGGTCATCAAGGATCCGCCGTGCGGCTACCGGCTGAGCGGGACGCAATACGCCGAATTCAAAGACGAATTGGCGCTGCACGGCATCACCGTCAAGAAGTCGGGCAGCGGCGCCTTCGTCCCCCTGCGTCAGTCCGAACGGGCCCTGGTCGCACTGCTCCTCGATGCGCGCGCGGCCTACCACTTGACGGAAGGGGAGCCCGACACACACTGCTGA
- a CDS encoding BCCT family transporter gives MFGVTAVLTLAFVVWGAVATDNLESVSTTLLGGLMHNGGWAFVLAATGFVVFALWLAMSRYGKIPLGKEGEEPEFRTVSWIAMMFSAGMGIGLMFYGVSEPLAHFTTPPPGTDPADDAEAMETAMATTLFHWTLHPWAIYAVVGLAIAYSTFRRRRRQTISSVFVPLIGEKHAHGTWGRVIDILAIFATLFGSAASLGLGALQIGAGFKAADWMDDVSTGLLVSIIAVLTVAFVFSAISGVEKGVQWLSNINMVLALVLVVFVFIAGPTIMNLDLLPTSLGAYLDNFPQLIGRTEASSGKGVADWLSSWTVFYWAWWISWSPFVGMFIARISKGRTIRQFVGGVILVPSTVSLIWFAVFGGSAINLKEQGALKGADTPETQLFGVLQEYPIASATSLLVMILVGIFFVSGADAASIVMGTLSQKGALEPGKFVVVFWGVVTGAVGAIMLMIGNGSGDALTGLQNLTILVAAPFVLVMIGMCWSLLKDLRQDPLMVRGEMGIEVVEQAVVAGHEKYGGEFEIRIGPGSSLETEGDPIGKHHDD, from the coding sequence GTGTTCGGCGTCACCGCCGTGCTCACTCTGGCCTTCGTGGTCTGGGGCGCCGTGGCCACGGACAACCTCGAGAGCGTGTCCACCACGCTGCTCGGCGGCCTGATGCACAACGGCGGCTGGGCGTTCGTCCTTGCCGCGACCGGCTTCGTGGTCTTCGCCCTGTGGCTCGCCATGAGCCGCTACGGCAAGATCCCCCTCGGCAAGGAGGGCGAGGAGCCGGAGTTCCGCACGGTCTCCTGGATCGCGATGATGTTCAGCGCGGGCATGGGCATCGGGCTCATGTTCTACGGAGTGAGCGAACCGCTCGCGCACTTCACGACGCCGCCGCCGGGCACCGACCCGGCCGACGACGCCGAGGCCATGGAGACCGCCATGGCCACCACCCTGTTCCACTGGACGCTGCACCCGTGGGCGATCTACGCGGTCGTCGGACTCGCCATCGCCTACAGCACGTTCAGGCGCCGCAGGCGGCAGACCATCTCGTCCGTCTTCGTGCCCCTCATCGGCGAGAAGCACGCGCACGGCACGTGGGGCCGGGTCATCGACATCCTCGCGATCTTCGCGACGCTGTTCGGCTCGGCCGCCTCCCTCGGACTCGGCGCCCTGCAGATCGGGGCCGGGTTCAAGGCGGCCGACTGGATGGACGACGTCAGCACGGGGCTGCTCGTCTCGATCATCGCGGTGCTGACCGTCGCGTTCGTCTTCTCCGCCATTTCCGGTGTGGAGAAGGGCGTCCAGTGGCTGTCGAACATCAACATGGTGCTCGCCCTGGTCCTGGTGGTCTTCGTGTTCATCGCGGGCCCGACGATCATGAACCTGGACCTGCTGCCGACCTCGCTCGGCGCGTACCTCGACAACTTCCCGCAACTCATCGGGCGCACCGAGGCGTCCAGCGGTAAGGGCGTCGCCGACTGGCTCAGCAGCTGGACGGTCTTCTACTGGGCCTGGTGGATCTCCTGGTCGCCGTTCGTCGGCATGTTCATCGCGCGCATCAGCAAGGGCCGGACGATCCGTCAGTTCGTCGGCGGCGTCATCCTCGTGCCCTCGACCGTCAGCCTGATCTGGTTCGCGGTCTTCGGCGGTTCCGCGATCAACCTCAAGGAGCAGGGCGCCCTCAAGGGTGCCGACACCCCGGAGACCCAGCTCTTCGGCGTGCTTCAGGAGTACCCGATCGCTTCCGCGACGAGCCTGCTCGTGATGATCCTGGTCGGCATCTTCTTCGTGTCCGGCGCGGACGCCGCGTCGATCGTCATGGGCACCCTGTCGCAGAAGGGTGCGCTCGAACCCGGAAAGTTCGTCGTCGTCTTCTGGGGCGTCGTGACCGGTGCGGTCGGCGCGATCATGCTGATGATCGGCAACGGCTCCGGGGACGCGCTCACCGGCCTGCAGAACCTGACGATCCTCGTGGCGGCACCGTTCGTCCTCGTCATGATCGGCATGTGCTGGTCGCTCCTGAAGGACCTGCGCCAGGACCCGCTCATGGTCCGTGGCGAGATGGGCATCGAGGTCGTCGAGCAGGCGGTCGTCGCAGGCCACGAGAAGTACGGCGGCGAGTTCGAGATCCGCATCGGTCCCGGCAGCAGCCTGGAGACCGAGGGCGACCCGATCGGCAAACACCACGACGACTGA
- a CDS encoding NAD(P)/FAD-dependent oxidoreductase — protein MISDSSGSEVIVVGGGVIGMTTALELARRGRPVRVWSRDVAERTTSAVAGGLWWPYRIDPIAKVGAWSLRSLRRYEEWAARPEETGVRLVDGVHGDSRLDGLGAWASEVAGLRDTPRGLAARLPLIDMPAHLAWLREQLGRAGVIVEARAVSSLDEALDTAPTVVNCTGLTARELVPDDSVRPVRGQLVIVENPGVDTWFTTVDPSSDGTTYFLPQPGRLLLGGTAEEDAWSLDPDPATAEGIVKRCAEVRPEIAGARILDHRVGLRPARPAVRIEREVRGAGRVLVHNYGHGGAGVTVAWGCAEEAAELVEAG, from the coding sequence ATGATCAGTGACAGCAGCGGCAGTGAAGTGATCGTGGTCGGCGGCGGGGTCATCGGCATGACCACCGCCCTGGAACTCGCGCGCCGCGGGCGCCCGGTACGCGTGTGGTCGCGGGACGTCGCCGAGCGGACGACCTCGGCGGTCGCGGGCGGGCTGTGGTGGCCGTACCGGATCGACCCGATAGCGAAGGTGGGCGCGTGGTCGCTGCGCTCGCTCAGGCGGTACGAGGAGTGGGCCGCGCGCCCCGAGGAGACCGGCGTGCGCCTGGTCGACGGCGTACACGGGGACTCGCGTCTGGACGGGCTCGGCGCGTGGGCCTCGGAGGTGGCGGGCCTGCGCGACACCCCGCGGGGGCTCGCTGCACGCCTCCCGCTGATCGACATGCCGGCCCATCTGGCGTGGCTGCGCGAGCAGTTGGGCCGGGCCGGCGTCATCGTCGAGGCGCGCGCCGTGTCCTCGCTCGACGAGGCGCTCGACACCGCGCCGACCGTCGTGAACTGCACGGGGCTCACGGCCCGCGAACTGGTGCCGGACGACTCCGTGCGCCCGGTCCGCGGGCAACTGGTGATCGTGGAGAACCCGGGCGTCGACACGTGGTTCACCACCGTCGACCCCTCGTCCGACGGGACGACGTACTTCCTGCCGCAGCCGGGGCGCCTGCTGCTCGGCGGCACCGCCGAGGAGGACGCGTGGTCGCTCGATCCCGACCCGGCCACCGCCGAGGGGATCGTGAAGCGCTGCGCCGAGGTGCGCCCCGAGATCGCGGGCGCGCGGATCCTCGACCACCGCGTGGGCCTGCGCCCGGCACGTCCTGCGGTGCGCATCGAGCGTGAGGTCAGGGGCGCCGGGCGGGTGCTGGTGCACAACTACGGGCACGGCGGCGCCGGGGTGACCGTGGCGTGGGGCTGCGCCGAGGAGGCGGCCGAGCTGGTCGAGGCCGGATAG
- a CDS encoding oxidoreductase, whose amino-acid sequence MAAADDYATFGLAPAMRAGGVLADGDYQVHRDFVDFIVDGRPLLFQLSDLDAVSPLAADIPPAIFAHHVKRLLLEAEAPLPGGRCVIYGCPECEGIECGAVTALIERNGEGVGAYVWRDFAWQTDERVDLELNGYHGIGPFRFRATEYRTVLGQLLHGEGLFIPPRRKVLLIGARVSVLARLAAALRTIGVGADITQDASGVPPEELRTYGVVAFGRAVEEPQRAAIRREFERAGVDVSYVDGYAPIIPLLVAQIESALDRVPPAQRRLTRLVAADGEAGVEVTSTCRVHITAYRLDRLYRTHTHDVFDAVLPPGRHRISLDPKATRAPSFLVARTTGSVLVARMER is encoded by the coding sequence ATGGCTGCTGCCGACGACTACGCGACCTTCGGCCTGGCACCGGCGATGCGCGCCGGGGGAGTCCTCGCGGACGGGGACTACCAAGTGCACCGGGACTTCGTCGACTTCATCGTCGACGGCCGCCCGCTGCTCTTCCAACTATCCGACCTGGACGCCGTTTCCCCGCTCGCCGCCGACATCCCGCCCGCGATCTTCGCGCACCACGTGAAGCGCCTGCTCCTGGAGGCGGAGGCGCCACTGCCCGGCGGACGCTGCGTGATCTACGGGTGCCCGGAGTGCGAGGGGATCGAGTGCGGGGCGGTGACGGCACTGATCGAGCGGAACGGGGAGGGGGTGGGGGCCTACGTGTGGCGGGACTTCGCCTGGCAGACCGACGAGCGGGTCGACCTGGAGCTGAACGGCTACCACGGCATCGGCCCGTTCCGCTTCCGCGCAACCGAGTACCGGACTGTGCTCGGCCAACTGCTTCACGGGGAGGGCCTGTTCATACCGCCGCGCCGCAAGGTGCTGCTGATCGGCGCCCGCGTCTCCGTGCTCGCCCGGCTCGCGGCGGCGCTGCGCACCATCGGCGTCGGCGCGGACATCACGCAGGACGCGTCCGGCGTACCGCCCGAGGAGCTGCGCACGTACGGGGTGGTGGCCTTCGGCCGCGCGGTGGAGGAGCCCCAACGGGCGGCGATACGCAGGGAGTTCGAACGAGCCGGAGTCGACGTCTCCTACGTCGACGGCTACGCGCCGATCATCCCGCTCCTCGTCGCCCAGATCGAGAGCGCCCTGGACCGCGTCCCGCCGGCGCAGCGCCGGCTGACGCGGCTCGTCGCCGCCGACGGCGAGGCGGGCGTGGAGGTCACCTCCACGTGCCGCGTCCACATCACGGCCTACCGCCTCGACCGCCTCTACCGCACCCACACCCACGACGTCTTCGACGCGGTCCTGCCCCCCGGCCGCCACCGCATCTCCCTCGACCCCAAGGCAACCAGGGCCCCATCCTTCCTGGTGGCCCGCACGACGGGGAGCGTGTTGGTGGCGCGTATGGAGCGGTAG
- a CDS encoding ABC-F family ATP-binding cassette domain-containing protein: MTATLVAKNLAAGHGDRTLFSGLDLVVAPGDVIGLVGANGAGKSTLLRLLAGLATPEEGDARLSPPTATVGHLPQEPDRRPGETIREFLARRTGVSEAQRTMDEATQGLVDGAPGADDAYATSLERWLNLGGADLDERAEEVAEQLGLDVGLDQAMTSLSGGQAARAGLASLLLSRYDVFLLDEPTNDLDLDGLDRLETFVRGLRAGTVVVSHDREFLTRTVTKVLELDLAQQEINLYGGGYAAYLEEREVARRHAREEFEEYADKKSALEGRAQMQRTWMDKGVKNARRKATDSDKLGRKFRSEASEKQAAKARQTQKMIERLDVVDEPRKEWELRMEIAAAPRSGAVVASLRDAELQRGDFDFGPVTLQIDWADRVAITGANGSGKSTLLAALLGRVPLNSGHATLGSGVVVGEVDQARALFHGPEKLLEAFGAAVPDMEPAEVRTLLAKFGLKADHVLRPAATLSPGERTRAALALLQGRGVNLLVLDEPTNHLDLPAIEQLESALSTYEGTLLLVTHDRRMLEAVQTTRRLEVASGKVTEL, translated from the coding sequence ATGACTGCAACGCTCGTAGCCAAGAACCTCGCCGCGGGGCACGGTGACCGCACCCTCTTCTCCGGTCTCGACCTCGTCGTCGCCCCCGGCGACGTAATCGGACTCGTCGGCGCCAACGGAGCCGGAAAGTCCACGCTCCTGCGCCTCCTCGCCGGCCTCGCCACCCCCGAGGAGGGAGACGCACGGCTCTCCCCGCCGACCGCCACCGTCGGCCACCTCCCGCAGGAGCCGGACCGCCGCCCCGGCGAGACGATCCGCGAGTTCCTGGCCCGCCGCACCGGCGTGAGCGAGGCGCAGCGCACCATGGACGAGGCCACGCAGGGCCTCGTCGACGGCGCGCCCGGCGCCGACGACGCGTACGCCACGAGCCTGGAGCGCTGGCTGAACCTGGGCGGCGCCGACCTGGACGAGCGCGCCGAGGAGGTCGCGGAACAACTCGGCCTGGACGTCGGCCTCGACCAGGCGATGACGTCCCTGTCCGGCGGCCAGGCGGCCCGCGCGGGACTCGCCTCCCTCCTCCTGTCCCGCTACGACGTCTTCCTCCTCGACGAGCCGACCAACGACCTCGACCTGGACGGCCTGGACCGCCTGGAGACGTTCGTGCGCGGCCTGCGCGCCGGCACCGTCGTCGTCAGCCACGACCGCGAGTTCCTCACCCGCACCGTCACCAAGGTCCTCGAACTCGACCTCGCCCAGCAGGAGATCAACCTCTACGGAGGCGGTTACGCCGCCTACTTGGAGGAGCGCGAGGTCGCGCGCCGCCACGCACGCGAGGAGTTCGAGGAGTACGCCGACAAGAAGTCGGCCCTGGAGGGCCGCGCCCAGATGCAGCGCACCTGGATGGACAAGGGCGTCAAGAACGCGCGGCGCAAGGCGACCGACAGCGACAAGCTGGGCCGCAAGTTCCGCAGTGAGGCGAGCGAGAAGCAGGCCGCGAAGGCCCGCCAGACGCAGAAGATGATCGAGCGCCTCGACGTCGTGGACGAGCCCCGCAAGGAGTGGGAGCTGCGCATGGAGATCGCGGCGGCACCCCGCTCGGGCGCGGTCGTGGCGTCACTGCGGGACGCTGAACTACAGCGCGGGGACTTCGACTTCGGGCCGGTGACGCTCCAGATCGACTGGGCGGACCGCGTCGCGATCACCGGCGCGAACGGCTCCGGCAAGTCCACTCTGCTCGCCGCGCTGCTCGGCCGCGTCCCCCTGAACTCCGGTCACGCGACGCTGGGTTCGGGCGTGGTCGTCGGCGAGGTGGACCAGGCCCGCGCCCTGTTCCACGGCCCCGAGAAGCTGCTCGAAGCCTTCGGCGCGGCCGTCCCCGACATGGAGCCGGCCGAAGTCCGTACGCTGCTCGCCAAGTTCGGCCTGAAGGCGGACCATGTGCTGCGCCCCGCGGCCACCCTCTCCCCGGGCGAACGCACCCGCGCGGCCCTCGCCCTCCTCCAGGGCAGAGGCGTCAACCTCCTGGTCCTGGACGAGCCGACGAACCACCTCGACCTCCCGGCGATCGAGCAACTGGAGTCCGCCCTGTCGACCTACGAGGGCACCCTCCTCCTGGTCACCCACGACCGCAGAATGCTGGAGGCGGTCCAGACGACCCGCCGCCTCGAGGTGGCGTCAGGCAAGGTGACCGAGCTTTAA
- a CDS encoding Tex family protein produces the protein MATPTVGTTAGSGFGSIESRIAEELGVRERQVKAAVELLDGGSTVPFIARYRKEATESLDDAQLRTLEERLRYLRELEERRTAVLDSVREQDKLTAELEAQIRAADTKARLEDIYLPFKPKRRTKAQIAREAGLEPLAEGLVGDPSVEPQAAAAAFVDAEKGVADAQAALDGARAILTERFSEDADLIGELRERMWGRGRLAAKVKSGKEEAGAKFADYFDFAEPFTELPSHRVLAMLRGEKEDVLELVLEPEEPGADGEAGASTSSTASPSSYEPIIADRFGVRNQGRPGDKWLQDTVRWAWRTRILVHLGLDLRTRLRTAAEDEAVKVFASNLRDLLLAAPAGTRSTLGLDPGFRTGVKVAVVDDTGKVVATDVIHPHVPANRWDEAIAKLAKLSKEHAVDLIAIGNGTASRETDKLAGELITKHPELNLTKVMVSEAGASVYSASAFASQELPDMDVSLRGAVSIARRLQDPLAELVKIDPKSIGVGQYQHDLSEVKLSRSLDAVVEDCVNGVGVDVNTASAPLLARVSGIGAGLAENIVTHRDSNGPFTNRKGLKDVARLGPKAYEQCAGFLRIRGGDDPLDASSVHPEAYPVVRRMAKSTGGEVASLVGDAGSLRSLKPADYVDDTFGLPTVTDILKELEKPGRDPRPAFKTATFKEGVEKIGDLESGMVLEGVVTNVAAFGAFIDIGVHQDGLAHVSALSRTFVKDPRDVVKPGDIVKVKVLDVDVPRKRISLTLRLDDEKAKASGGNGGRGERGDRGNRGGDRKPPRQTRQGGSGGGQTGGKSGGKGGGKGRPAVPPANSAMADALRKAGLA, from the coding sequence GTGGCGACACCCACAGTTGGCACCACTGCTGGATCCGGGTTCGGATCCATCGAGAGCAGGATTGCCGAGGAACTAGGCGTACGGGAGCGGCAGGTGAAGGCCGCGGTCGAGCTGCTCGACGGCGGCTCGACCGTGCCCTTCATCGCCCGCTACCGCAAGGAGGCGACGGAGTCCCTCGACGATGCCCAGCTGCGCACCCTGGAAGAGCGGCTGCGGTATCTGCGCGAGCTGGAGGAGCGGCGCACCGCCGTCCTCGACTCGGTCCGCGAGCAGGACAAGTTGACCGCGGAGTTGGAGGCGCAGATCCGCGCCGCCGACACCAAGGCGCGCCTGGAGGACATCTACCTGCCCTTCAAGCCCAAGCGCCGTACGAAGGCGCAGATCGCGCGCGAGGCGGGGCTCGAGCCGCTGGCGGAGGGGCTGGTCGGCGACCCGTCGGTGGAGCCCCAGGCCGCCGCTGCCGCGTTCGTGGACGCCGAGAAGGGCGTCGCCGACGCGCAGGCCGCGCTCGACGGGGCCCGCGCGATCCTCACCGAGCGCTTCTCCGAGGACGCCGACCTGATCGGCGAGCTGCGCGAGCGCATGTGGGGGCGCGGCCGACTCGCGGCGAAGGTGAAGTCCGGCAAGGAGGAGGCGGGCGCCAAGTTCGCCGACTACTTCGACTTCGCGGAGCCCTTCACCGAGCTGCCCTCGCACCGCGTCCTCGCGATGCTGCGCGGCGAGAAGGAGGACGTGCTGGAGCTCGTCCTGGAGCCGGAGGAGCCGGGCGCGGACGGCGAGGCCGGGGCTTCGACGTCCTCGACTGCGTCCCCGTCCTCGTACGAGCCGATCATTGCCGACCGGTTCGGGGTCAGGAACCAGGGCCGTCCGGGCGACAAGTGGCTTCAGGACACGGTCCGTTGGGCCTGGCGCACGCGCATCCTGGTGCACCTCGGCCTCGACCTGCGCACCCGGCTGCGTACGGCCGCGGAGGACGAGGCGGTCAAGGTGTTCGCGTCGAACCTGCGCGACCTGCTGCTCGCCGCCCCCGCGGGCACGCGCTCGACGCTGGGGCTCGACCCCGGTTTCCGTACGGGCGTGAAGGTCGCGGTCGTCGACGACACGGGCAAGGTCGTCGCCACCGACGTCATCCACCCGCACGTCCCGGCCAACCGCTGGGACGAGGCGATCGCCAAGCTGGCGAAGCTCTCCAAGGAGCACGCGGTCGACCTGATCGCGATCGGCAACGGCACGGCGTCCCGCGAGACCGACAAGCTCGCCGGTGAACTCATCACCAAGCACCCGGAGTTGAACCTCACCAAGGTGATGGTGAGCGAGGCGGGCGCCTCGGTGTACTCGGCGTCGGCGTTCGCCTCGCAGGAGCTGCCCGACATGGACGTCTCGCTGCGCGGGGCCGTCTCCATCGCGCGTCGCCTTCAGGACCCGCTCGCCGAACTCGTCAAGATCGACCCGAAGTCGATCGGTGTCGGCCAGTACCAGCACGACCTGAGCGAAGTGAAGCTGTCCCGTTCGCTCGACGCGGTCGTCGAGGACTGTGTGAACGGTGTCGGGGTGGACGTGAACACCGCCTCCGCGCCGCTCCTCGCGCGCGTGTCCGGCATCGGCGCGGGGCTCGCGGAGAACATCGTGACGCACCGCGACTCCAACGGCCCGTTCACCAACCGCAAGGGCCTCAAGGACGTGGCACGGCTCGGCCCGAAGGCGTACGAGCAGTGCGCGGGCTTCCTGCGGATCCGTGGCGGCGACGACCCGCTGGACGCGTCGTCCGTGCACCCGGAGGCGTACCCGGTGGTGCGCCGGATGGCGAAGTCGACGGGCGGCGAGGTCGCCTCCCTCGTCGGTGACGCGGGGTCGCTGCGCTCGCTCAAGCCGGCCGACTACGTGGACGACACGTTCGGTCTGCCGACCGTCACGGACATCCTGAAGGAGCTGGAGAAGCCGGGACGCGACCCGCGGCCCGCCTTCAAGACGGCCACCTTCAAGGAGGGCGTCGAGAAGATCGGCGACCTGGAGTCGGGGATGGTGCTCGAGGGTGTCGTGACGAATGTCGCCGCCTTCGGGGCGTTCATCGACATCGGTGTGCACCAGGACGGGCTCGCGCACGTCTCGGCGTTGTCCCGTACGTTCGTCAAGGACCCGCGCGATGTGGTCAAGCCCGGCGACATCGTCAAGGTGAAGGTCCTCGACGTCGACGTGCCGCGCAAGCGGATTTCGCTGACGCTGCGTCTTGACGACGAGAAGGCGAAGGCCTCCGGCGGGAATGGGGGGCGTGGGGAGCGCGGCGATCGCGGTAACCGTGGTGGTGACCGCAAGCCGCCGCGGCAGACCCGGCAGGGTGGATCCGGCGGCGGCCAGACCGGTGGCAAGAGTGGCGGCAAGGGGGGCGGCAAGGGCCGTCCCGCGGTGCCGCCGGCCAACTCGGCGATGGCGGACGCGTTGCGTAAGGCGGGGCTGGCGTAG